The Neoarius graeffei isolate fNeoGra1 chromosome 23, fNeoGra1.pri, whole genome shotgun sequence genome segment CGTTAATTACCCTGATGCTATCGGGTCTAATCTACATTCTGGAGCGGAATTGATTTCTCCCCCTCCCTTGGTTTTGGAGTGAATGAGGCAGGATCCGAGTCGGAGAGTCAATTGGTGGCTCTGCGCGGCCAACTGTGGAGGAGAAATGGCGGCGTTATTGTGTGCTTAATCAGTTCGCCACTCGAAAAGGTCACTTCCAGCAGCCCGGTAGGATTTAATTAAAAGAGCGGCACAATGGCCGAGGCGGCTTGTCTGAATATGATAACCGCACTGACGACACCTCAATGGCTAATCCTGCATTTGGAGGggaagaggagtgtgtgtgtgagtgagtgagagagagagagagagagagagagagagagagagagagagggaggaaaaaaGACAGTAGCAGAAAAGAGGGAGGTAAGAAAGCGAGAGAGAATGAGGAATAAGTGTGAGCGGCTCTCCGGGGCCGGGGCCAGGTGTGGATTGTGCTGATTTCAATAAGGAAGGCAATTAAAGGAACAATAGGAGGATGTTTCATTAGAGTCAAGGCGACGCACTCTCAGAGCTGGAGACACACAGAGTGggccatctctctcacacacacacacacacacacacacacacaaagaaaacaaTGAAAGTGAGAACTGAGCCAAAGCCAAAAAGCTCCAAATGctcgctctctctttccctctctctctctctctctctcacacagctccTGTCATTATATGcaggtactctgtgtgtgtgtgtgtgtgtgtgtgtgtgtgtgtgtgtgtgtgtgtgtgtgtgtgtgtgtgtgagctccaAAATTATTGACACCTCTAATCAAATTAAACATGTGCAAgcatcaggatgctctcaatattAACATTTTTCgaaacatgtaaaagttttttttttcttcagaatattacattttaaaataaaagCCTGCGAGTTAATTTCTGGTGCAGTCTCGCTCAGAGAGAAAAACAAGCAGCGAGCACTGAGGCCTGAGCAGGACCTCCTCATTATAAGAATATAATGTTATGGATTTATTGAAAAATATTCTTCATTTTTTTGTGGTAGATTAttattaagaaaaacaatatttaaaataaaaagtctGAATGTGCTGTTTATTTAAACTTTCCACTCATTTTGCTTCTCTTGAAAGGTGCCAATATTTGTGAGATTTCTGGAACTCTATGTTTATCTTATAAATCAGgtgcaaaagtaaaaaaaaaaattaaaaatacacaATGCAGCGACTGAAATAAAAAGTTATGAGTGTGCAACTGCACCAGCTCAGCTTTGAGGTTTGTGGCATCACTGAATTaaaagaggggtgtgtgtgtgtgtgtgtgtgtgtgtgtgtgtgtgtgtgtgtgtgtgagagagagagagagaacaaagagCAGCTTGAACCACAATTAACAAAGCTAATGAGATCTCTCACTGTTCCGCATTTCAATCGGGACAAAATGTTGGATGCAGTTTTAAAATGAAGTTCAGAATGATGGGCAGGATTAATATTTAAACACCTTGTGTTATGGaagatatcacacacacacacacaccctgcagaTGGGACCCTGCATGTACGATTAGTGTGTGATTGCATGATAATGGTATGATAATCATGATTAATCAGATGGAAGTTTCCGGAGGGCGTTTTGTAACCTGCATGCTAAACGCAGGCTTGAACTAAACCGAGAAAATTACCCATCATGCCACAGGGCAGCCAGCGAGGAGCAAACTGCAGGGCAGGGGGTTCTCCCCCCCCACTGAGAGGGACAGGCACAGAGAACCACAAAGAAAGTGTGACCTGTGCACTGATTAGTCTCAGtgtagaaggtgtggcctgtgcacCAATTAGTATCATAAGAGGCGTGGCCTGCACACCagttagtctcagtgaaggaggcgtggcctgtgcacCAATTAGTCTCCAtgtagaaggtgtggcctgtgcacCAATTAGTCTCAGtgaggaggtgtgacctgtgcaCCAATTAGTCTCAAtgtagaaggtgtggcctgtgcacCAATAAGTGTCataagaggcgtggcctgtgcacCAATTAGTCTCAGtgtagaaggtgtggcctgtgcacCAATAAGTGTCATAAGAGGCATGGCCTGTGCACCAATTAGTCTCAGtgtagaaggtgtggcctgtgcacCAATAAGTGTCataagaggcgtggcctgtgcacCAATTAGTCTCAGtgtagaaggtgtggcctgtgcacCAATTAGTGTCataagaggcgtggcctgtgcacCAATTAGTCTCCGtgtagaaggtgtggcctgtgcacCAATTAGTGTCATAAGAGGCATGGCCTGTGCACCAATTAGTCTCAGtgtagaaggtgtggcctgtgcacCAATTAGTGTCataagaggcgtggcctgtgcagCAATTAGTCTCCGtgtagaaggtgtggcctgtgcacCAATTAGTGTCataagaggcgtggcctgtgcagCAATTAGTCTCCGtgtagaaggtgtggcctgtgcacCAATTAGTGTCATAAGAGGCATGGCCTGTGCACCAATTAGTCTCCGtgtagaaggtgtggcctgtgcacCAGTTAGTAtcataggaggtgtggcctgtgcacCAATTAGTGTCATAAGAGGCATGGCCTGTGCAGCAATTAGTCTCCGtgtagaaggtgtggcctgtgcacCAATTAGTAtcataggaggtgtggcctgtgcacCAATTAGTCTCAGtgtagaaggtgtggcctgtgcacCAATTAGTGTCataagaggcgtggcctgtgcagCAATTAGTCTCCGtgtagaaggtgtggcctgtgcacCAATTAGTGTCATAAGAGGCATGGCCTGTGCACCAATTAGTCTCAGtgtagaaggtgtggcctgtgcacCAATTAGTGTCataagaggcgtggcctgtgcagCAATTAGTCTCCGtgtagaaggtgtggcctgtgcacCAATTAGTGTCataagaggcgtggcctgtgcagCAATTAGTCTCCGtgtagaaggtgtggcctgtgcacCAATTAGTGTCATAAGAGGCATGGCCTGTGCACCAATTAGTCTCCGtgtagaaggtgtggcctgtgcacCAATTAGTAtcataggaggtgtggcctgtgcacCAATTAGTGTCATAAGAGGCATGGCCTGTGCAGCAATTAGTCTCCGtgtagaaggtgtggcctgtgcacCAATTAGTAtcataggaggtgtggcctgtgcacCAATTAGTCTCAGtgtagaaggtgtggcctgtgcacCAATTAGTGTCataagaggcgtggcctgtgcagCAATTAGTCTCCGtgtagaaggtgtggcctgtgcacCAATTAGTGTCATAAGAGGCATGGCCTGTGCACCAATTAGTCTCCGtgtagaaggtgtggcctgtgcacCAATTAGTAtcataggaggtgtggcctgtgcacCAATTAGTGTCATAAGAGGCATGGCCTGTGCAGCAATTAGTCTCCGtgtagaaggtgtggcctgtgcacCAATTAGTAtcataggaggtgtggcctgtgcacCAATTAGTCTCAGtgtagaaggtgtggcctgtgcacCAATTAGTGTCataagaggcgtggcctgtgcagCAATTAGTCTCCGtgtagaaggtgtggcctgtgcacCAATTAGTATCATAAGAGGCATGGCCTGTGCAGCAATTAGTCTCTGTGTAGAAGGTGTGGCCTATGCACCAATTAGTAttataggaggtgtggcctgtgcaccaattagtctcagtgaaggaggcatggcttacATGCCAATTAGTCTACACAGAGACATGGTCTGTGTGGCAATTAACTAAAAAAAATATAGAGAAGGAGGTGGGGCCTGCGGCAATTAGTGAAGTGAAGGGGGCATGGTCTCTGCTTATCAGTTCTTGTAAAACAGGTGTGGTCAATGaagggcgtggcctctgtgttggtcagtgAAGACCATATGACGTCACGCACTACAAATGTGAAGCATATGAACTCTGTTCctgttagtctcagtgaaggtgtggcagctgtgaaagaggtgtggcttttGCTTGTTGGTGGCAGTAAAAGAGGTGTGGGTGATGAAGGGGGTGTGGTTTCTGTGGTACCAGTGAGACTGAACCGTAGGCCGCTTTAAATGTATCCTTCCCACACCGACTCGTTAAAACGAGATGTCTATGACATGGAGATCCACACCTCCAACCATTCCATCCCATAATTAATCttggaatttttatttattggaaAAAAGCCCTAAAGCACAAACAAGGCTTGGGTTCTATCACATCACAGCGAGGTGTAAGGAACAGAAGGGAGGAGGGGCTTTGTTCATCGTCCATGTTTGTCTTATGATACACAAGTACACAAATACACTGCAGGTCAAATTCTCTGACAATCAGGTTTAAAGATGAGAAATAACGGAAAATTATACCTTCGGTCATCTTACTTTTCCCAAGCAGGAATCAGATTCTTCATTAATACAGTACAGCTAAAGAACTGCGACAGACGACACCCAGAAGAGCGCACTGCGCCAGAAGGGTTCATGTTTAGGACATAAACACAGAAATGTTCAGGGTTTTATAATGTGGATTTCAGCTTGTGAAGAACGAAATGTGAATAAATGATTAACAGAGACGGTACGTGACGTGATAAGGTCAAAACGTCCGAGTACACGACTGTTTAAGTGTGTGTAAGAGGAAGTGCTTGTGATTTTCATCCTCCTTTTTCAGCGCCCTTGACGTCTCTACAAAGCGTCGCTTATCCTGCTGTGGATCCCCAGAGTCTCTGAGTGAGGAGCAGCTGctcgcgctgtgtgtgtgtgtgtgtgtgtgtgtgtgtgtgtgtgtgtgtgtgtgtgtgtgtgtgtgtgtgttctacagCTATTAACCATCAGTGTCCTGGCTAAACATGGTTTGTAAGCCGGTAAACACTGATAGGCCTCACTTCACGACTGGAACTGTTTGATATGAGCTTTATTCACTTATGCGTACTGTGTTTGCAGGCAGGAGGGATTTAGCGTAACAGCAAGTCACGAGTTTCGAACTCCAATATGGACGCCGGCACAGCAAACATCAACATTTCTACTTTTCACGGCATGGATTACATTTACGGCATGAAATACGTCTCCACTCGTGCTCTCAGACATGTTAAACCATCGCCTGCTAGACTCGCCAAGAGTCAGAGTTTCACAGCTTAATAACGTCGCAATTTCAGGTCGCAGAGCAAGTCTGGGGTTTtgttcattttgttttgttttttttattaatttttagttTCCCAGCTAAATAAATACAATCCAGCATTTGCATGCAGCAAATGCTTTCCTGTTTACATTTTCCAATATTTAAAAACCAAATATGATAAAGAAATATGAAAATCCCAGCGTATCATTTTTAAAGCTTAATATAAATATGTTCTGGTTCACTATCCTCCTCACAACCATCATCCGATGTAAAGTCAGAGCTTTATAGACCAAGGTCACACTTACAGCATGAAATAGTTTAAAATGCCTGAGAAACCATCGTGGCTCGTCTGCAGGACATGTTCGGAGCCCACAGGGGGTTTACGGCTTAATATCATATCACGGTTGAAGGTCAAACGAAAAATCAACTCTAAATCAGTTCACACAGTGCAAATGAACAGATCTGATCTAAACTAACCTCGTTGAACAGAACTCCTCATGCAGTAGATACGACCTTTTGGGAGAAGTCAGGGATTTAgatcttaaaggtcataggcaagggtcggaggtgaaatgtagaatatcaactttattgtctagaagaacgacccaaaaagcgaattcaatcttcctggtgtctaatttgcaccctaaaattgaataaaatgcttgaaatatactgttttgcccaatttccgaaggtttgtttacatctcacttctgtgcactttcaccgccaggggcccgtcgtcgtgacgtcatttaagccaaacagaccgggagcagctttgTGTTTAccggcgaaccgagcacacgtgtacggactttgggcgTGAGagtttgtgtaaaatgtctgaaagcgagagcgattttgaagcaggaactctccaaattgaatatcgagaggtgaaaccagatATGCATGAGCCTATGGCAGTTGTGAAGCAAtctgtgaatgtggctcactggtttgaccgtgtggcctcggaatcggatggcgactcggccgactctgatcacacACACATAATCCCTGTAATAGAACGTAGATTcatttatattgctaatataatttattgctaatattaatacaagcattatactatttatagcctactctaaacaaggaactatcccttttgtctcatttccacagtgattgtacaggatccctcaggattctttactTGGAAAAAttacaagcaaaggtaaaaatgtttacctccaatcttctcctttttgcttgagcatttctgatccatttcttctttgactgcttgcttttgtgctcgaattttgttggaacagcgtcaggtttgagcttctctgtccaacactgacacctaaactctccaacagatggggattcttcaaaaatgaacctcctcgaagtgatcggagcccagagcggcgtatttacccggctgccaaccctctcgcttcacacgtgcaatccactctctccgcctcttttgGAAaacggtaaaaacttcttcctgaaccggtcccgttgttacagttcactgcacaacaataaggcatggtttttttttttaatttctgaacgcacgtctgtaatcaagccgaatggcaatgaaaatacacggaagtggactcaactcaagcgatttgtttggcttaaatgacgtcacgcgccgagtggtcacggaaaCAGCCAACAGAAATTCACCACGAtccacgctaacttattttaattattacttattaacaatacttcttgggaccagaagaaaattacagagggttttttaacatataaagtttcaaatgtgcataaaattaaaaccattgcctatgagctttaatatATATAAACACTGGTGACTTAAAGCTCACGTTACAGTGCGTTAAAGATTTTCCTAAAATTTGTTCCCTCACCATTTGGAAACGTTAGACAGAACCCTCACTTTTTCtcgatttttttcccttttaaagCAATGTAGTACTTTGATAATAttgtaaaacatgctaaagtattAGCCACACGTCTCTACAGCTCTGTGCGAGCAATCTGCAATCAGCACAAACTCTCACATCTTTATAAATCCATcatattattttatattaacaCTCAGAGTCAGCAGCTTTAGGACAAGATACGTGATGACTCAAGCAGGAATAGAAAGGGGGTCGGTTCTGCTTTCCTGCCTGTCTGTGTGCATTAGTGGTGTGATCACAGATTAGCCATGAAATcataaagagagagagtgagagagagagagagagagagagagagagagagagagagagagagagagagagagagccataaCTGATTGATTTTTGTATGCCTGAGCATTTAATAAATCACGTTGAGGTTTTTGAGCTTGGGTACACGCTGATAATCAGTTATACAGTTTATCCTGATTGTGCGAAGGTACGTACTGAATATTGTGATTTAtcccacagcgctgttgaattctggactctgattggtcagaaggtgttgattaattttctataaacaGCAGCCCTAATGGTAGCTCAGGTTTACATTATGCACTCGTTATCGTTTctttagtaacagctcattcgcaGGGACttggacacttttttttaaatctatttaacatttatggaaggagtctcaagtGTCAAAGCTATAACTAAGACTTCAACATCTCCAGGACA includes the following:
- the LOC132871968 gene encoding ice-structuring glycoprotein-like: MPLMILIGAQATPSTRRLIAAQATPLMTLIGAQATPSTLRLIGAQATPPMILIGAQATPSTRRLIAAQAMPLMTLIGAQATPPMILIGAQATPSTRRLIGAQAMPLMTLIGAQATPSTRRLIAAQATPLMTLIGAQATPSTLRLIGAQATPPMILIGAQATPSTRRLIAAQAMPLMTLIGAQATPPMILIGAQATPSTRRLIGAQAMPLMTLIGAQATPSTRRLIAAQATPLMTLIGAQATPSTRRLIAAQATPLMTLIGAQATPSTLRLIGAQAMPLMTLIGAQATPSTRRLIAAQATPLMTLIGAQATPSTLRLIGAQATPPMILIGAQATPSTRRLIAAQAMPLMTLIGAQATPPMILTGAQATPSTRRLIGAQAMPLMTLIGAQATPSTRRLIAAQATPLMTLIGAQATPSTRRLIAAQATPLMTLIGAQATPSTLRLIGAQAMPLMTLIGAQATPSTRRLIGAQATPLMTLIGAQATPSTLRLIGAQATPLMTLIGAQATPSTLRLIGAQAMPLMTLIGAQATPSTLRLIGAQATPLMTLIGAQATPSTLRLIGAQVTPPH